ATCATACCGTCAACGGGTAGTTTTGTAACATCTcgttttcaagtttttttttttaataagtcaTCAAATTGAGCTCATAAAATGCTGAGAGGTAGCAAGAAATTAACACGGAAGACCTTAATTAAGAATGTAACTtagttggtaaaaaaaaaaaactaaaatcgaTTAACATGAAAGCTTTTTTTTAGTAATTCGCCAAACTGAACTAACAAGTGTCTGACTAGTTACTTGAGATGTTCTCTTGGCACGCTTTCATATTCATGAATGATCCATAAACATGAACATCGCTTGAAAAGTTGAACAACGATGACTACCAGAAGCACACACTTTTGATATGCATGTAAGCAATGTGCAAAACCTAATACGAAACACAACATGctacttttatttaaaaaaaaaaaaaattacaccatTAAAAATAACATAATCATATTCCGAATGTTGTGAGAGTGATTTATTTTTAAATATTTGATAAGTCCTTTGTTTTTTTAAGAAATAAATTTATCTACTCATAACAACATCAACATGATCTGtgaattatttttatataaatataaataaacatgaaAAGAATTCATCGTGTCAAAAGTTATTATCGCTAGACCGTATACTATACACGTACACGTCTACATACATGTGTATGTATTTTTTATTTTGATAAAAATGAATAaattcaaaaaataaaataaaataaaataaatttccTTATAAATAAATGAGACGGGAAATTTTTGAAAAATGCTCTCTTTTCAGCAGTAATCACCCAATCAAATGAAAAAACCCAAATTTTCCTTTTCCCTGCCAAATTCGAAACCCTAATTTAATCTCGTTTCGTTCATTTTGCAGATCCGTAAGGTTTCCGATTTCTTCACTGATTGAGTTTTAATACTATACTGTATGATCTCACTTAATTTTCATATTACTACAATAAACATTAATCTAATTACGTTCGTTTTGTACATTTTGCAGATCCATAACGACTTCATGTAATCGATAAAATTTTGTTATGAGAAATGTCGATTTTATCGAAAAAAGATTCAATTCAAATCCGAGAGGTATGGAATCACAATCTCGAACAAGAATTCGCATTAATACAAAATTTAGTTGATCAATTTCCGTACATTGCAATGGATACTGAATTTCCAGGAATTGTTATTCGTCCTGTTGGTAATTTTAAAAACAGCAATGATTATCATTACCAAACGTTAAAGGATAATGTTGATTTGCTCAAATTGATTCAATTAGGGTTAACTTTTTCCGATGAACATGGAAATTTACCTAAGTGCGGTACGGATAAGTATTGCGTTTGGCAGTTCAATTTCCGTGAATTCGACGTAAATGATGATGTTTTTGCTAATGATTCTGTCGAGCTTTTGAAACAAAGTGGGATGGATTTCAATAAGAATATTGAGAATGGAATTGATGCGATGAGATTTGGGGAATTGTTAATGTCTTCTGGTATTGTGTTGAATGATAATGTGTTTTGGGTTACGTTTCATAGCGGATATGATTTCGGGTACTTGCTAAAGGTGTTGACTTGTCAACACTTGCCCGAGACACAAGCGGGATTTTTTGATTTAATTAATATGTATTTTCCGACTGTTTTTGATATTAAGCATTTAATGAAGTTTTGCAATAGTCTTCATGGTGGGTTGAATAAGTTAGCTGAATTGTTGGAAGTTGAAAGAATTGGTGTTTGTCATCAAGCGGGTTCGGATAGTTTGTTGACGGCGTGTACTTTCAGGAAGTTGAAAGAAAATTTCTTTAGTGGTTCGCTTGAAAAGTATGCTGGCGTTTTATATGGTTTAGGTATTGAGAATTGACGACGACGCGTTGTTCGTTGTTAGATAAAGAAAATTAGAAAAATAAGTTATGGAAAATGGAGTATGAAATCTTGGTTTCTTGAGATATATGTGTGTCGTAATGACACCATACTTTGTATACAGTTTGATAAGAAAAATAAGTTATGGAAAATGGAATGTTGATTTTTTAGGTTTCTACTATCTGCATAGTTTTTACTTTAGGATATTCTTTTTCCTTTGGGTAGCAATGCTTTGATGAATTTGCAAGAAAAAGATTTAACTGGTAGTGTTCAATGCCTATTGTGAAATTAGTagagaaaataggaaaaataatttatgaAACTTAGAGTATGAAATGTTGATTGTTTGAGATTTGCATCTTGTGATGACAATAGTATGTATACATTCTGAGAAGAAGAAAAGGTCACTTTCTGTTTATAcaagttttcattttttatttttctaaGTTTCTGCAAGAAAAAGATTAAACTGGTAGTGTTCATTGGTTAGTATCATCCATATTCAGGTATGATTTCATGATGTCCATATGGACCTAAACGTTTGTTTAATTTATGTTTCTTGATTCTATATATCGTGCTAAAGTGCTAAACATCTTCTTACATTGTTATAATATTTCCTTACTTTTGAGGGTATAAAAGTAAATATCTGGAAAGTAAAAAGATAGAAACTTTCTGTTACGTGTATCCCGGTGATGAAATTTTGAACAAGCATGATTGGTCATGTTTGATGGTTACCGTTTGCACGTGTGTTCTTCAACATCTCTTGTTTGGCTACGTGTAAATTAAGACCCTCTGTTTTTTTTTGTAAAGAAGAAATTTTCAAAGTCGATGAACTTTTATCTGCTTTCTTGGTTCACCTTTTCACTCAACCAGTTAATTGCATAGCTCATTCAAACGATCGGACATATGTGCATACATGGTTTATGTACTCATCTCCCATTTTCTATTGTTTTGTTATGATTACGGGTATTGTTAGTTTATCATTATTTTCATACTCAAGCCTCGTTATTTGACCCACCTCGTGTGCTAGTAACATCTAACGGTTTATCGTTTTACATGTTCTCTGCATTCTCAATTGACTAGGTCCACAGGAAACATGATTGTTGCGAAATACACGTGGATTGGACAAAATTCTGAATGAAACATGAAATCATAATAAGAAGAATGGCATGAAATCAAGGAATTGATCATACAGAGTTATCAAACATGAAGACACTTTGGTTTAACTTGTTGATAAGGTCACCTAGACCTTCAATCAACTACTACGAGTTAACTCTCTTTGGAAGTCTGTCTTTCAATTTCAATTTGTATTCATCCTTTATCCAGGCATATTTAATAAAAGAAATGCTATTATAAGTTGGTCCTATTGTTTGAAATCAAGTTAACAATGTCATCTTTTTGTTTGTTACTTCTACAAGTTTAGATCAAGTATACAGTTGAATAGTTTTATTTTATTCGTCATATTGATGTGTAGGAGCAAACTATTAAAAAGAACTGTTAGAGCACATGGTAATCGGATAAAACCTGCATGATACATCAACCGCACCGTTGTGGAGCTTGTGGTTAAGGGGGTTTGGTCAATGTTGATGGAAACATTGTGAGTGGAACCAACAAAGTTGGTTTATAAATATGAGACCAATCATGATCGCGGGTGTGACTATACTGAATGAAATGGGATTCGATATTGACGTGGTGTTAATGTGAGAAGATCACACCGCAAATGCTTGCTGATTTAAGACCATGCTTTAAGACTGCTTCTAACCCTAACTATGATGTCAAAGACAAGTAGTGTACTTTTTGATGATGTAGCAATGTCAAGTGGTGAAGTATTATAAAGGGAAATGTCAAATTTGAGTGTTAAATTGTGTGGTGGGTGATTTGGTAAAATATTGTTGGTGGTTgagtataaaatatattaaataataatatatgaaaATAAATGGTGAAATCTGATTGGCTGGAAAATATTTGACACACCTTCTCTCTTCCGTCAAACTTTCGACTGACGCCCCTGAGCGTCAAACTTTGACCCCCGTTAGAGGCGTCAAGGGCGTCAAACTAGTGCCACATTGGATTCCATGTCATTTGACGGATTTTTTTGACGCCCCATTAGAATGAGTCTAAAAGAACTTATTTAGTTGACGCTGACTAATTAAACGCTCCATTGGCATTGTAGTTCATTCCAAAGTTCGATAAAACGATGCGTTACTTGTACAACCTTGTGAGCTCATACAAGTTGATTATATTATACACAAAACAGATGAGCATGAGGTTTTCGGTGACCATTTGTGTCCATTATAATCTGAAATGGGTTTCAACTTTCACCCCTTTACTTGTGTATTGAAAGGAGGCAAAGAAGGCCTGACTAAACCAGACCAAAACCCATCAATGAACTGTATTGTAATGTAAAGACAGTTGCACACCATAAACACTAGTagagatttaatcaagagggaatcaCTTTTTTGGAGGAAGTGGGGAAGTAaactttttgtttttgtttttgttttttttttttttttttttttttcagacgtcaaagatcacatgaaaatatgaacatttaaacaaGACACTTtgagataaatgttattattttgttgggaaaacgctcgaagaaaaaaaaaatgaaaacatgcatcatgagtaatattattCTCCTAAGTTTTTTTtccagggtttagaaattagggtttggagtttagaaattagggtttagattgaatttttaacacgaacggtttaaagtttagggtttagggactaaacccgaaACACTAAACCATAAAACGGACTAAATTTTGGAAAAAAACTTCATATAAGATGAAAGAAGACAACGTTCCAAAAATATTATTAGgaataacattactcatgatgaatgttatcaattatttattcgatcgttttcccgcataaataataacattcatcacaaagtgtattttttaaatgtttatatttccACCTAAACTTGATgtctagaaagaaaaaaaaatcgaaaaaatgaaaaaaatttacATTTCCCCAAAAAAATACTTCCCTCTCTTAATGATGACCTATATAGATATTGTACTGAAGAATGCAATTTCAAGTTTTATATATGATCAGAGCAGCAAACTTGACGGAACTTCAAATTCGAGTCAGATAATGGCAAATCAGCAAGGCTGACAGCAAAAACACACGTTTGCCTTTTGTTTTTTCTTTCCAAAAGCATGGGAAAACTACTTATAGAGACATTACAGTGACAAATACTAGATGCATTCCTATTACGTTAAAGATATTATACAACAAAAGAGGCTCCAGATAAGGCCTTAATGTCAACATGGTTACAGCATTGTGCAGTTAGGACAAGTTGCAAAAAATTATAGTCCTGCTGAATGCTGTCCACAGTCCAGATACTAGTTTAGAGAATAGAATTCATATTAACATAAACCCACAGATTGCTTCGTGATTACCATCCAAAACCGCCAGCTCTGGAATCTGCATCGAATAACAGATATATCGTAGTTAAATGGCATATCACACACTAGTAATGACATTCATGTTGCATAACAGCATAATCACAGATCACATTATACTTGTTTTGTAGAATACTTGCAGAATTGCCGGAGTCTTATACAAGAGTGGcaaaatgggtgggataagtaatAACTAGTTGAAACAAGGTGGGTCCAACACTATACGATTACGACTTTAAAATATGATCATAAAAGATGAAAGATTATGTATTATGAGATGGTTCCGGATATTTATATACACTTGGGGTTATTTTTAACCCATTAACCGATTCCATACTACAACCAAGTTTTAAATTTACATATTTGACCCGttataaatagaaatataaactcatcacattAGAATAAGCTTTGGAAACAAAGAAAAGACATACTGATACTAAAATACAAACCTTAAGATCTTTTGCGTTTGAGGCTCTTCAAATTCTTCAAAATGTAGCTAATAACTTCCTTCAATGTAGCTTTACGATTTTCTTTGAAGTTCCAAAGCTCGTTCATCACATACCTTCCACTAGCGTTATACTCGTTCATCTCCATAAAGGCAGTAACTACTGCATCATAAACGCCACTTCCCCATTCCGCCTTGAGATTTTTTAGCAACTCATCTTCTTCATTAATAACTTCCTGCaccatgtatgtatatatgtaagtaTAAGTTAAAATTAAAGCAGGGCATATAGACTAATTACAGGTACCAAGATCGACCAAGCATGTTGGGCATATAGACTAAACACCTTTTGGCCGTATTAATATTACATTAATCATAATTACAGAATACTATAGTACTACAATAATAACATGAATCTTGGGATAAAACATCTTAGGAAGCATAATGCATTACAAATAGACTTTGGGCAAGTTTCAACACGTGTGACATGTCCCCCTTGAAGATCATGTATTTGATTTGACCTTTTTGAGATAAAACACAACCCATATTGACCGCTTTCTTCCATGATGGGTTGAAAACTACTCACGCTAAGACTCGCTACAACAAAAAATGGTTATCTCCAGAGCTTGAACAATATGTAAAGAGTTCAACAATAACATAACATAAATTGTTAATCAAAATACACATCGTGAAAATTCATGATCACTGTCATCAAATATGTTTTGATAACTATACTGGTATGATTACACAATTTTTTTAGCTCCCACCATTTTGCCAAAACAATCAACTTTTATGTACAGGCTGGGTCGGGTTGGGTTGACAAAACACTTACTGTCAAAATTTCAAAATCTTTGACCAAAATCGTcttaaatatgaatataaaacagtCACATTTATTCAGTCAGCTAAACTTGGTAGATTGCAAGCATATAAAAAGTTCGGACGGTTCCAAATAGACTCAAAAAATTAGCTGCCTTTTGCATATAAAAAGGTTGGACAACTCTCATTAGACTCGTTTAATTTTTTCAAATTTCCATCTCTATCAGAAACCACTTATTAGAGATATAATATGATTTTCAAGAAGACTCATTCATAAGTAAATATCAGTTAATGAATTTTAAGAAACATACTTTGTGACCACCACCGTCTGCTGCAACAACTTTCAAGGGGTGCCACTCTGGGTTATTAAGTTTGTCCTGCCACATTGAACACAACTCAGAGGCCTTGATCTGAGCTTCTTCATGGTCAAACTTATCTTTACAAGCATCGTGAAACGCTTTCATATCAAGTTCCCCCATCCTTTTCAACCCAATATTGGTACGCCCACTCAACATATCCTGCAGACCCTGAAAACAAAAGAACAATTTACTAACGCACTGGACTTTCATTAAGGACAAGACGGGTGGGTCGAGGTTGATGGGTCAATAAAAACTCGCATTTTAAAGGATATGTTAAATAAAGGACGGGCTAGGTCATCTATCTCCACCAACTGTATTTATAGATGATAGATGATCAAGGTAATAAAAACTATGAAATGTAGTATTAATACAGTAGTGATCTACCAGATACATATTGAAGAAAGTTTTATGACTTAAACATGATTTTGGACGGCTATTCAACCTTTGATCCATTCCCCTATTTGCTATCCTTTTTTATTTCACTCATTTGAGATAAAAACAAGACCTAAATCAACCCATTCATAGGTAAAT
This genomic window from Rutidosis leptorrhynchoides isolate AG116_Rl617_1_P2 chromosome 2, CSIRO_AGI_Rlap_v1, whole genome shotgun sequence contains:
- the LOC139894129 gene encoding probable CCR4-associated factor 1 homolog 6, with amino-acid sequence MSILSKKDSIQIREVWNHNLEQEFALIQNLVDQFPYIAMDTEFPGIVIRPVGNFKNSNDYHYQTLKDNVDLLKLIQLGLTFSDEHGNLPKCGTDKYCVWQFNFREFDVNDDVFANDSVELLKQSGMDFNKNIENGIDAMRFGELLMSSGIVLNDNVFWVTFHSGYDFGYLLKVLTCQHLPETQAGFFDLINMYFPTVFDIKHLMKFCNSLHGGLNKLAELLEVERIGVCHQAGSDSLLTACTFRKLKENFFSGSLEKYAGVLYGLGIEN